Proteins from a single region of Starkeya sp. ORNL1:
- a CDS encoding ABC transporter permease codes for MFSFILRRLLWMIPSFFAVSVVAFTIIQLPPGDFVTSYAADLATSGSPADPATLDAMRLRYGLDQPMVVQYFRWVGNALHGDLGMSFEYRTPVADIIWNRLGMTALVAFCTLLFVWIVAFPIGVYSAVRQYSIGDYIITFLCFLGMATPNFLLALFVMYLSVEFLGYSVGGLFSPDYVNAPWDLGRVGDLLTHLWIPVVVLGVAGIASLVRIMRANLLDELGKPYVETGRAKGLPELKLILRYPTRVALNPFISTVGWILPVLVSGDVIVSSVLSLPTAGPILIQALKTQDMYLGGALIMFQCILVLIGTLLSDILLVWFDPRIRYDN; via the coding sequence GTGTTCAGCTTCATCCTTCGCCGCCTGCTTTGGATGATCCCGTCCTTCTTCGCGGTGTCGGTCGTCGCCTTCACCATCATCCAGTTGCCGCCGGGCGATTTCGTCACGAGCTACGCCGCCGACCTCGCCACGTCCGGCTCGCCCGCGGACCCCGCGACGCTCGACGCCATGCGGCTGCGCTACGGCCTCGACCAGCCGATGGTGGTCCAGTATTTCCGCTGGGTCGGCAATGCGCTCCACGGCGATCTCGGCATGTCGTTCGAGTATCGCACCCCGGTCGCCGACATCATCTGGAACCGGCTGGGCATGACGGCGCTGGTCGCCTTCTGCACCTTGCTGTTCGTGTGGATCGTCGCGTTTCCGATCGGGGTCTATTCCGCCGTCCGGCAATACAGCATCGGCGACTACATCATCACCTTCCTCTGCTTCCTCGGCATGGCGACGCCGAACTTCCTGCTCGCCCTGTTCGTCATGTACCTGTCGGTCGAGTTCCTCGGCTATTCGGTCGGCGGGCTGTTCTCGCCGGATTATGTGAACGCGCCGTGGGATCTCGGCCGGGTGGGGGACCTGCTCACCCATCTGTGGATCCCGGTGGTGGTGCTCGGCGTCGCCGGCATCGCTTCGCTGGTGCGCATCATGCGCGCCAACCTGCTCGACGAGCTCGGCAAGCCCTATGTCGAGACCGGCCGCGCCAAGGGCCTGCCGGAGCTGAAGCTGATCCTGCGCTATCCGACGCGGGTGGCGCTCAATCCCTTCATCTCGACGGTCGGCTGGATCCTGCCGGTGCTGGTGTCGGGCGACGTGATCGTCTCCAGCGTGCTGAGCCTGCCCACCGCCGGGCCGATCCTGATCCAGGCGCTGAAGACGCAGGACATGTATCTCGGCGGCGCCCTCATCATGTTCCAGTGCATCCTGGTGCTGATCGGCACGCTGCTGTCGGACATCCTGCTCGTGTGGTTCGACCCGCGGATCCGCTATGACAACTGA
- a CDS encoding ABC transporter permease translates to MTTDASPPTALLPDLPPNVPALAHKGSASQWQLMWWQFRRHRLAMVSTVVLAFILLVAVFCEFLAPFSPNAFTPRYTFAPPQALHFFDRDAEGSLVWRPHVNGYKVTIEPTALRRIFVVDESQKYPVGFFVKSDPYDMWGIFTLETKLFGPLKKGDPMYLLGADRLGRDMLSRIIYGTRISMSIGLIGVALSLVLGIILGGISGYYGGWVDNIIQRVIEFILSLPTTPLWLGLAAAMPTNWPPLRIYLAITIILSLIGWTNLARVIRGRFLSLRTEDFVTAARLDGASEPRIIFRQMAPSFVSHIIAEVSLAIPAMILAETALSFLGLGLQPPIVSWGVLLQEAQNIRSITTAPWLFFPGIAVVIAVLSLNFVGDGLRDAADPYRQ, encoded by the coding sequence ATGACAACTGACGCGTCCCCGCCAACCGCGCTGCTGCCGGACCTGCCGCCAAACGTCCCGGCACTGGCACACAAGGGCTCCGCCTCGCAGTGGCAGCTCATGTGGTGGCAGTTCCGCCGCCACCGGCTGGCCATGGTGAGCACCGTCGTGCTGGCCTTCATCCTGCTGGTGGCGGTGTTCTGCGAGTTCCTGGCACCGTTCTCGCCGAACGCCTTCACCCCGCGCTACACCTTTGCGCCGCCGCAGGCGCTGCATTTCTTCGACCGCGATGCCGAGGGCAGCCTGGTATGGCGCCCCCACGTCAATGGCTACAAGGTGACCATCGAGCCGACCGCGCTGCGCCGCATCTTCGTGGTCGACGAGAGCCAGAAATATCCGGTCGGCTTCTTCGTGAAGTCGGATCCCTACGACATGTGGGGGATCTTCACGCTGGAGACCAAGCTGTTCGGGCCGCTGAAGAAAGGCGACCCGATGTATCTGCTCGGCGCCGACCGCCTCGGCCGCGACATGCTGAGCCGGATCATCTACGGCACCCGCATTTCCATGTCGATCGGCCTCATCGGCGTGGCGCTGAGCCTGGTGCTCGGCATCATCCTCGGCGGCATATCGGGCTATTATGGCGGCTGGGTCGACAACATCATCCAGCGCGTCATCGAGTTCATCCTGTCGCTGCCGACCACCCCGCTCTGGCTTGGCCTTGCCGCCGCCATGCCGACCAACTGGCCGCCGCTGCGCATCTATCTCGCCATCACCATCATCCTCTCGCTGATCGGCTGGACCAACCTGGCGCGGGTGATACGCGGGCGCTTCCTGTCGCTGCGCACCGAGGATTTCGTCACCGCCGCGCGGCTGGACGGGGCGAGCGAGCCGCGCATCATCTTCCGCCAGATGGCGCCGTCCTTCGTCAGCCACATCATTGCCGAGGTGAGCCTCGCCATCCCGGCCATGATCCTCGCCGAGACCGCCCTGAGCTTCCTCGGCCTCGGGCTGCAGCCGCCGATCGTGAGCTGGGGGGTGCTGCTGCAGGAGGCGCAGAATATCCGCTCCATCACCACCGCGCCCTGGCTGTTCTTCCCCGGCATTGCGGTGGTGATCGCGGTGCTTTCCCTGAATTTCGTCGGCGACGGCCTGCGCGACGCCGCCGACCCCTACCGGCAATAG
- a CDS encoding ABC transporter ATP-binding protein yields MAERMTSGPDDIVLEVKNLSTWFDTGRDVLKAVDGIDLTLRRGRTLCVVGESGSGKSITARSILNIVPKPGRIMGGEILLHGAGPDGTALNLAALDPKGRQIRAIRGRDIGMIFQEPMSSLSPVHTIGHQITEAIRLHRPMSRAQARERAIEMLAQVKIPRPEQSFDSYPFEFSGGMRQRAMTAMALVCEPKLLIADEPTTALDVTTQAEILDLMKGLQKLHGMALMFITHDMGVVAEIADDVAVMYRGKVVEHGPVDDIFFAPRHAYTKQLLNSVLALEQRSHLAGKTAKSNRDDAILDVSNLSMSFGGRQPFFGRKQEGPVKALDNVSFSLKRGETLGIVGESGSGKTTLGRCIMRILDPTSGQIVFKGRDSAGVDLAPLPRSAVKPYWRDMRMIFQDPFSSLNPRMTVLQIVAEPLRNHGIVHGPELEERVAELLQRVGLPREAMRRYPHAFSGGQRQRIGIARAIALKPQLIVADEATSALDVSLRAQVLDLLLDIGQELDMSYVFISHDIGVIRYMCDRVAVMHRGRIVELGETQSVCDDPQHAYTRSLISAIPKPDPRQRGRTTRIRYELETAP; encoded by the coding sequence ATGGCAGAGCGCATGACCAGCGGGCCCGACGACATCGTGCTGGAGGTGAAGAACCTGTCGACCTGGTTCGACACCGGCCGCGACGTGCTGAAGGCGGTCGACGGCATCGACCTCACGCTCAGGCGTGGGCGCACGCTGTGCGTGGTGGGCGAGAGCGGCTCGGGCAAGAGCATCACCGCGCGCTCGATCCTCAACATCGTGCCGAAGCCCGGCCGCATCATGGGCGGCGAGATATTGCTGCACGGCGCCGGCCCGGACGGCACCGCGCTGAACCTTGCCGCGCTCGACCCCAAGGGCCGGCAGATCCGCGCGATCCGCGGCCGCGACATCGGCATGATCTTCCAGGAACCGATGTCGAGCCTGAGCCCGGTCCACACCATCGGCCACCAGATCACCGAGGCCATCCGCCTGCACCGCCCGATGAGCCGGGCGCAGGCCCGCGAGCGGGCGATCGAGATGCTGGCGCAGGTGAAGATCCCGCGTCCGGAGCAGAGCTTCGACAGCTATCCGTTCGAGTTCAGCGGCGGCATGCGCCAGCGCGCCATGACCGCGATGGCGCTGGTGTGCGAGCCCAAGCTGCTGATCGCCGACGAGCCGACCACCGCGCTGGACGTGACCACGCAGGCCGAAATCCTCGATCTGATGAAGGGGCTGCAGAAGCTCCACGGCATGGCGCTGATGTTCATCACCCACGACATGGGCGTGGTCGCCGAGATCGCCGACGACGTGGCGGTGATGTACCGCGGCAAGGTGGTGGAGCACGGCCCGGTCGACGACATCTTCTTCGCGCCCCGGCACGCCTACACCAAGCAATTGCTGAATTCGGTGCTGGCGCTGGAGCAGCGCTCGCACCTTGCCGGCAAGACGGCGAAGTCGAACCGCGACGACGCCATCCTCGACGTGTCGAACCTGTCGATGTCGTTCGGCGGCCGGCAGCCCTTCTTCGGCCGCAAGCAGGAGGGGCCGGTGAAGGCGCTCGACAATGTCAGCTTCTCGCTCAAGCGCGGCGAGACGCTCGGCATCGTCGGCGAGAGCGGGTCCGGCAAGACCACGCTCGGGCGCTGCATCATGCGCATCCTCGACCCGACCTCCGGCCAGATCGTCTTCAAGGGCCGGGACAGCGCCGGCGTCGATCTCGCCCCGCTGCCGCGCTCCGCGGTCAAGCCGTACTGGCGCGACATGCGGATGATCTTCCAGGATCCGTTCTCCTCGCTCAATCCGCGCATGACGGTGCTGCAGATCGTCGCCGAACCGCTGCGCAACCACGGCATCGTGCACGGCCCGGAGCTGGAGGAGCGCGTGGCCGAACTGCTCCAGCGCGTCGGCCTGCCGCGCGAGGCGATGCGCCGCTATCCGCACGCCTTCAGCGGCGGCCAGCGCCAGCGCATCGGCATCGCCCGGGCCATCGCGCTGAAGCCGCAGCTCATCGTCGCCGACGAGGCGACCTCGGCGCTCGACGTGTCGCTGCGCGCGCAGGTGCTCGACCTGCTGCTCGACATCGGCCAGGAGCTGGACATGAGCTACGTGTTCATCAGCCACGACATCGGGGTGATCCGCTACATGTGCGACCGCGTGGCGGTGATGCATCGCGGCCGCATCGTCGAGCTCGGCGAGACGCAGTCGGTGTGCGACGACCCGCAGCACGCCTATACGCGCTCGCTGATCTCTGCCATCCCCAAGCCTGATCCGCGCCAGCGCGGCAGGACCACCCGCATCCGCTATGAGCTGGAAACCGCGCCCTGA
- a CDS encoding SMP-30/gluconolactonase/LRE family protein, with protein sequence MSQPDVDCVLDIRAELGECPVWSPRENALYWIDIYAGRLNRFDPSSGANRVWTLPEPIGSFALCEDGGVLLALKSGLARYDLASGALNLLASPEPDLPGNRLNDGRCDFQGRFWVGSMADPVQPSRAMGSLYRFGADHRCVPACDGLFVANGLAFSPDGRTLYHSDSYAPVRTIWAWDLDADDGAITNRRVFVDTHGMPGRPDGGAVDADGCYWTAANDGWEIVRFTPKGEVDRRIALPVAKPSMLAFGGPRLDTIYVTSIRPAAVEGQPQAGSLFAVHAGVTGVMEPLFKG encoded by the coding sequence ATGAGCCAGCCTGACGTCGACTGCGTGCTCGATATAAGGGCCGAGCTTGGCGAATGCCCGGTCTGGTCGCCGCGCGAGAATGCGCTCTACTGGATCGACATATATGCTGGCCGGCTGAACCGCTTCGACCCGTCGAGCGGCGCCAACCGGGTGTGGACGCTGCCCGAGCCGATCGGCTCGTTCGCACTGTGCGAGGATGGCGGCGTGCTGCTGGCGCTGAAATCGGGCCTCGCCCGCTACGATCTGGCGAGCGGCGCGCTCAACCTGCTGGCAAGCCCGGAGCCCGATCTGCCGGGCAACCGGTTGAATGACGGGCGCTGCGATTTCCAGGGCCGCTTCTGGGTCGGCAGCATGGCGGACCCGGTGCAGCCGTCGCGCGCCATGGGATCGCTCTACCGCTTCGGTGCCGACCATCGCTGCGTGCCGGCCTGCGACGGGCTGTTCGTCGCCAACGGCCTCGCCTTCAGCCCGGACGGGCGCACGCTCTATCACTCGGATTCCTATGCGCCGGTGCGCACCATCTGGGCATGGGACCTTGACGCCGACGACGGCGCCATCACCAACCGCCGCGTCTTCGTCGACACCCACGGCATGCCCGGCCGCCCGGACGGCGGCGCGGTCGATGCCGACGGCTGCTACTGGACGGCGGCCAATGATGGCTGGGAGATCGTCCGCTTCACGCCGAAGGGTGAGGTCGATCGCCGCATCGCGCTGCCGGTCGCCAAGCCGAGCATGCTGGCGTTCGGCGGCCCGCGCCTCGACACCATCTATGTCACCTCGATCCGGCCGGCCGCGGTGGAGGGCCAGCCGCAGGCCGGCAGCCTGTTCGCGGTGCATGCCGGCGTCACCGGAGTCATGGAACCGTTATTCAAGGGATAA
- a CDS encoding FadR/GntR family transcriptional regulator translates to MARKPAELKLRHRMEWPSQAPQRPSRLGDQLYEQILDRIVTGSMVEGDKLPSESQLSEIYGVSRPVVREALSRLQADGVVVSRHGSGSFVQRRPNQALSQLAPIGDVADLMRCMEFRVALEGESAFLAALRRTPADLDRIKRAYDDLERVIANEEIGSEADQAFHIAIAAATQNRLFVHAMDVFGEHTLRGIELARKLSLRRSARRLQTVQMEHLRIMKAIEAEEAEEAREAMRTHIDNARIRVLTDSTEP, encoded by the coding sequence TTGGCCCGGAAACCCGCCGAACTCAAGCTGCGGCACAGGATGGAATGGCCCTCGCAGGCGCCGCAGCGGCCCTCCCGCCTCGGCGACCAGCTCTATGAGCAGATACTCGACCGCATCGTCACCGGTTCGATGGTGGAAGGCGACAAGCTGCCGTCCGAGAGCCAGCTCTCTGAAATCTATGGCGTTTCCCGTCCCGTGGTGCGCGAGGCGCTCTCCCGCCTGCAGGCCGACGGCGTTGTGGTCTCGCGCCACGGCTCCGGCTCGTTCGTCCAGCGCCGGCCCAACCAGGCGCTGTCTCAGCTGGCGCCGATCGGCGATGTCGCCGACCTGATGCGCTGCATGGAGTTCCGCGTCGCGCTGGAGGGCGAGTCCGCCTTCCTCGCGGCGCTGCGCCGAACCCCAGCGGATCTTGATCGAATCAAGCGCGCCTATGACGACCTGGAGCGGGTGATCGCCAATGAGGAGATCGGCAGCGAGGCCGACCAGGCGTTCCATATCGCCATCGCCGCCGCCACGCAGAACCGCCTGTTCGTGCACGCCATGGACGTGTTCGGCGAGCACACGCTGCGCGGCATCGAGCTTGCCCGCAAGCTGTCGCTCCGCCGCAGTGCGCGACGGCTGCAGACGGTGCAGATGGAGCATCTGCGCATCATGAAGGCGATCGAGGCCGAAGAGGCGGAAGAGGCGCGCGAGGCGATGCGCACCCATATCGACAATGCCCGCATCCGCGTGCTGACCGACAGCACCGAGCCGTAA
- a CDS encoding dihydrodipicolinate synthase family protein, with amino-acid sequence MHGDLTKSVVAVPPLARNTDLTLNRAANAALIRHMEQGGVSTLMYGGNANFYNIPAGEYAATLDMLLELASPGSWIIPSVGPDFGKMMDQVEALRARPFPTAMVLPASVASTVAGAENGIARFAERLGKPVIAYVRAENYLSPAAIARLVDKGLVTAVKYAIVRDDPSEDSFLAELIERMDKSRIISGIGERPAIIHWREFGLHAFTSGSVSIAPRASTAVLEALKAGDYETAERLRAAFLPFETLRDTINPIRVLHDGVSLAGIADMGPILPLLSNLEPEARERVAPVARALNTFSGTLGQIAA; translated from the coding sequence ATGCACGGCGATCTGACGAAATCGGTCGTAGCGGTACCTCCGCTCGCCCGGAACACCGATCTCACGCTCAATCGCGCGGCGAATGCGGCGCTGATCCGGCATATGGAGCAGGGCGGCGTCTCGACGCTGATGTATGGCGGCAACGCCAATTTCTACAATATCCCGGCCGGCGAATATGCCGCCACGCTCGACATGCTGCTGGAACTGGCCTCCCCCGGAAGCTGGATCATTCCCTCGGTCGGGCCGGATTTCGGCAAGATGATGGATCAGGTCGAGGCGCTGCGCGCGCGGCCGTTTCCGACCGCCATGGTGCTTCCCGCGTCGGTCGCCTCGACGGTCGCCGGCGCGGAGAACGGCATTGCCCGCTTCGCCGAGCGCCTCGGCAAGCCGGTCATCGCCTATGTCCGCGCGGAGAACTACCTGTCGCCGGCGGCGATCGCCCGCCTCGTCGACAAGGGCCTGGTCACCGCGGTCAAATACGCCATCGTGCGCGACGATCCGAGCGAGGACAGCTTCCTCGCCGAGCTCATCGAGCGGATGGACAAGTCCCGTATCATCAGCGGCATAGGCGAGCGCCCGGCCATCATCCACTGGCGCGAATTCGGCCTTCACGCCTTCACCTCGGGCTCGGTTTCGATTGCACCGCGCGCCTCCACCGCCGTGCTCGAAGCGTTGAAGGCCGGGGACTATGAGACAGCGGAACGGCTGCGCGCGGCCTTCCTGCCGTTCGAAACCCTGCGCGACACCATCAACCCGATCCGGGTGCTGCATGACGGCGTGAGCCTCGCCGGCATCGCCGACATGGGCCCCATATTGCCGCTGCTGTCGAACCTGGAGCCGGAGGCGCGCGAGCGCGTGGCGCCCGTGGCGCGTGCGCTGAACACGTTCAGCGGCACACTGGGCCAGATCGCCGCGTAG
- a CDS encoding amidohydrolase family protein, protein MIIDAHTHVWSGDVREYPWQPILAHVPPPTIAAPVEMLLADMDSAGVDRVVLVQPSVYGWDNRYLMACLAAWPQRFVGICLIDPRSTRPYDDLARWCGPGGCKGLRFNLIRQGDASWLAADERRPLFEAVAAHRLSLSFHMDIDQAPVIAALAARYPSTPFIVDYLGAGIHGRTDAVSYLDLLAARENVCFKLLCVAEDARTPYPFADIIPFYSAVLERFGAARTMFGSDYPGVGTVCSYADAIAWGANFPGLTGRERDLVMGGTAARILGISPPEM, encoded by the coding sequence ATGATTATTGACGCGCACACCCATGTCTGGTCCGGCGATGTTCGGGAATACCCCTGGCAGCCTATCCTCGCGCATGTGCCGCCGCCGACAATCGCCGCCCCGGTCGAGATGCTGCTGGCGGATATGGATAGCGCGGGCGTCGATCGCGTCGTGCTGGTGCAGCCGAGCGTGTATGGCTGGGACAATCGCTATCTGATGGCCTGCCTCGCCGCCTGGCCGCAGCGCTTCGTCGGCATTTGCCTGATAGACCCACGCTCGACCCGCCCCTATGACGATCTCGCCCGATGGTGCGGCCCCGGCGGGTGCAAAGGGCTGCGCTTCAATCTCATCCGCCAGGGCGATGCCTCGTGGCTGGCAGCCGACGAGCGCCGGCCGCTGTTCGAAGCCGTCGCCGCCCACAGGCTCTCGCTGTCCTTCCACATGGATATCGATCAGGCTCCGGTCATCGCCGCGCTCGCGGCGCGCTATCCGTCCACGCCCTTCATCGTCGACTATCTCGGCGCCGGCATTCATGGCCGAACCGACGCCGTGTCCTATCTCGATTTGCTTGCCGCACGGGAGAACGTCTGTTTCAAGCTGCTGTGCGTGGCGGAAGATGCGCGAACCCCCTACCCGTTCGCCGACATCATCCCCTTCTACAGCGCCGTGCTGGAGCGCTTCGGCGCCGCGCGCACCATGTTCGGCTCGGATTATCCCGGCGTCGGCACGGTTTGCTCGTATGCGGATGCCATTGCGTGGGGCGCGAATTTCCCGGGCCTCACCGGCCGCGAGCGCGACCTGGTGATGGGTGGCACCGCGGCACGCATCCTCGGGATTTCGCCTCCCGAGATGTAA
- a CDS encoding sigma-70 family RNA polymerase sigma factor codes for MSLLLNTAFISQRRSLLGTVLRIVRDRETAEDLAQEAYLRARKAAEKGPIENVEPFLHQTARNLALDHVRRRRTRERYEDASADAQDVENIAADCPSIETKLIERERVRLFEEVMQALPERARRAWALSFLEGWSYASIAEHLGVSRNTVYNDVKLVMGHCHDALARMDR; via the coding sequence ATGTCGCTCCTCCTGAACACCGCCTTCATAAGCCAGCGCCGTTCCCTGCTGGGCACCGTCCTGCGCATTGTCCGTGACCGCGAGACCGCGGAGGACCTTGCGCAGGAGGCCTATCTGCGCGCCCGCAAGGCCGCGGAGAAAGGGCCGATCGAGAATGTCGAGCCGTTCCTGCACCAGACAGCCCGCAACCTCGCGCTCGACCATGTCCGCCGCCGGCGCACGCGCGAGCGCTACGAAGACGCGAGTGCCGACGCGCAGGACGTCGAGAACATTGCCGCCGACTGCCCTTCGATCGAGACCAAGCTGATCGAGCGCGAGCGCGTGCGCCTGTTCGAGGAGGTCATGCAGGCTTTGCCGGAGCGTGCCCGGCGTGCCTGGGCGCTGTCGTTCCTCGAAGGCTGGTCGTACGCCAGCATTGCCGAGCACCTCGGCGTCTCGCGCAACACCGTCTACAACGACGTAAAGCTGGTCATGGGCCATTGCCATGACGCCCTCGCGCGCATGGACCGGTAA
- a CDS encoding FecR domain-containing protein: MGHGHDDSARPDRYSHRDPATDEALDWLMQLQDAPGDAAMRRGFEQWLAGDPARGEAIARLERMRALPALREATLQDALRLGAAPGGVVAMPRRSRPRRWTMAAMAAAAIILLAVGLHQYPLLAIRWQADYATATGDIRTIALPDGSSMTLNTASAAALDFADGRRRVTLLQGEAFFDVRKDPDHPFRVTAQFSAAEVKGTAFAVRTDDDEDRVLLTRGAVEVSRLADPRDSRLLAPGQMVEATASKLSDAVAVDPSRRLAWLDGRIVISDQPLGEALNELRRYFDGVIFIANSQAAATPVNGSFRIADPEAAIRTLAASAGASTTRLPGGVLIIR; the protein is encoded by the coding sequence GTGGGACACGGACACGACGACAGCGCACGGCCGGATCGCTACAGCCATCGCGACCCGGCGACCGACGAGGCGCTGGATTGGCTTATGCAGTTGCAGGATGCGCCCGGCGACGCCGCGATGCGGCGTGGCTTCGAGCAATGGCTGGCCGGCGACCCCGCCAGGGGAGAGGCGATTGCGCGGCTGGAGCGGATGCGCGCGCTTCCCGCGCTTCGCGAAGCGACCCTTCAGGATGCATTGCGCCTCGGCGCTGCGCCGGGCGGCGTGGTCGCGATGCCGCGGCGCTCGCGGCCGCGGCGCTGGACCATGGCGGCGATGGCGGCCGCGGCCATCATCCTGCTCGCTGTGGGCCTCCACCAATATCCCCTGCTGGCGATCCGATGGCAGGCCGATTATGCGACGGCAACCGGCGACATCCGGACGATCGCGCTGCCCGACGGCTCGTCCATGACGCTCAACACTGCCTCTGCAGCGGCGCTCGACTTCGCCGACGGACGCCGGCGGGTGACGCTGCTGCAGGGTGAGGCGTTCTTCGACGTCCGCAAGGACCCCGACCACCCGTTCCGGGTGACGGCGCAATTCAGCGCGGCCGAAGTCAAGGGCACCGCGTTCGCGGTGCGCACCGACGACGATGAGGATCGGGTGCTGCTGACGCGCGGCGCGGTAGAGGTGAGCCGGCTCGCCGATCCGCGCGACAGCCGGCTGCTGGCGCCGGGACAGATGGTCGAGGCCACCGCTTCGAAGCTCTCCGATGCCGTCGCCGTCGACCCGAGCCGCCGGCTGGCCTGGCTCGACGGCCGCATCGTCATCAGCGACCAGCCACTCGGCGAAGCGCTCAATGAGCTGCGCCGATATTTTGACGGCGTGATCTTCATCGCCAACAGCCAGGCCGCGGCCACGCCGGTCAATGGCAGCTTCCGCATTGCCGATCCCGAGGCCGCGATCCGCACCCTCGCGGCTTCCGCGGGCGCATCGACCACGCGGCTGCCGGGCGGCGTGCTGATCATTCGCTGA